AAGGACGACCCGAATTTCGGCTCGCTCTACGATCTCTTCGCCAATCTCTTCCGCGAGCCCTGGGTGGTGCAGGCCTACATCAAGGAGATCTCGGAGGGCGACAAGCGCATCATCCTGATCAATGGCGAGGCGGCGGGCGCTGTGAACCGCGTGCCGGCGGTCGGCGACCTGCGCGCCAACATGGTGCGCGGCGGCGCGGCGCGGCCGACCGACCTCTCGGCCAAGGAGCTCGAGATCTGCGAGGCGATCGGCCCTTCGCTGCGCGAGCGCGGCCTGCTGCTCGTCGGCATCGACGTGATCCATGGCAAGCTGACCGAGATCAACGTCACCGCCCCGACCGGTGTGCGGGCGATCAAGAAGCTCGGCGGGCCCGATCTGGCGGCGCAGCTCTTCGACGTGATCGAGAGCAAGGTCGCCCATCGCAGCTGACGGCCCCGCCGCGGGCGAGCCGCTTCAGCCCTTGACGAAACCCTTCCAGCAAGGGCCAAGCGCGATCTCGCGGCGGCCGGTCATCGCCGGCCGGTAGACGTTGTGCAGCGCCTGGTTGGCGACGGTCACCGGGCAGAGCGGCAGCAGGATGAGATCGGCCGCAGCCACCGCCGCGAGCGCTCTCGCGTCCGGCTCCGGCACGGCGCGGAAGGGATCGGCCCCGATCGCGATATGGCGCACGCTGGAGCGGCCCATCAACGCCGGGAACGGGTTGACGAAGTTCAGGCTCATGATGGTGCCGAAGCGCGTGCCGGTCAGCGCCTCATGGGCGAGGATCGCGGCGATGCCGGCATCGATCGCCATCAGCCAGCCGAGCTGGAAATCGAGCTCGGAATAGAGCGTCTGGCTCGGCAGGATCTGCTGCGCGGCGATGGTTTCCAGCGTGTCGGTCGAGGACGCGTAGATCGCCTGCATCTTATCGGCACGGCCGACCACCTCGGGATGCTGCGAGACGCGGCCGAGCGCGCCGAGATGGTCGTTGGGCAGGGCGATGTAGTTGTTCTGGGCGAGCAGGGTGCGACCCGCGCGCTGGAGCACGGTCATCGCCGGCGGGAGTGCCGTCGCCGCCAGCAGCGCCAACACGAGGAAACGCCCCCGCCTTTCGACGCCCGTTTCGCGCAGCAGGATCCGCAGCAGCACCGGCCAGGCGAAGACGAAGGCGAGCCCGCCAGTGTTCTGCGTCTCGAGGAAGAGCCCCGCCGCCATGGTCACGGCGAGCCAGGCGCCGTCACGGTCGAGCAGCGCATGGAGCGAGGCCAGCGAGCGCTCGCTGGCGCAGCGGCGCAGGCCTTCCAGCATCGCGTCCCGCCCGGTCCAGGCCAGGGCCAGGATCAGCACGCTGCCGGCGGCGACGATGTCGAGATGCAGGGCGCCGGCCTGCAGGAAGCGCGGCAGGATGCCGCCCGCATTGATGCGCAGCAACGCGAGAATGCTGCCCGCATAGGCGCTGACGAGACCGCTGGAGAATTCGAGCCCGGCGAGAACGAAGAGAGCGCCGACGGCCGCGAGCAGGCCGAGGCGCAGGTCGATCCGGCCTGCCAGCAGTGCATAGGCCAGCACCAGCCCGCCGGCGAGGAAGCCGGTGATCTTGATCAGCAGCAGCGCCAGCATGCACCACAGCAGCACGCCGGTGCGCAGCGCCCGGCCCGGCAGCACGAAGAGCGCCGAGACGAGGACATACACTACGATGCTGGCCTGGCGGTTGTAGATGCCGAAGCCGTCCAGCCCGGGGAACAGCGAATGCTGCTCGACATTGAGCGGCAGGATCTGAAAGGCGAGATAGGGCAGCAGCAGGCCGAGCGCGAGGCGGCGCGAGCGCCGGTCCGCCTCGCGCAGCACCAGCGCCATGGGCAGCGCCGTGATGGGGAACAGCGACCATTGCGCCAGCAGAAGCGGATGCGCCTGCGGGAAAAATCCACCGAGCCAAGCGTAGAGCCAGTAGCCCAGCGGGCCGACCGGGGCGAGGAAGTCGATCAGCGGGACCTGCCCCTCGGCGATGCGGCGGGCGGCGTCGACATAGAGGACGAGGTCCCAGTACATCGCGCCGAGCGGCAGGACGAGCGGGCGCGTCAGCAGCCAGACGCAGAGGACAAGCGCGGCGGCGAGCAGGATCAGGGGCACGAATGGAACGCGCCGGCTCGCTCTGAAAGCCGCTGTTACATGCGCGCCGCCCACGGGTTCCTCGGCCTGCATCGGCAACCTCGCCTGCCTCTCTCCTGCAACCGGCGATAGCGGCGACAGGTTAAGACTCCGCTGAGGGCGCTAGCCGGCGCCGGTGCCGTTGAGGCTGTTGGTCTCGTCCCAGCCATAGCGCATGGTCTCGAAGCGCATGGTCAGCGCATCGACCAGCAGCAGCTTGCCGACCAGCGGCTCGCCGAAACTGGTGACGGCGCGGATGACCTCCAGCGCCATCAGCGAGCCCATCACGCCGGGCAGCGCGCCGAGGATTCCGGCCTCGGCGCAGGTCGGCACCGAGCCCGGCGGCGGCACGTCCGGAAACAGGCAGCGCCAGGTCGGATTCGGCCGGCCATCGGCATTCGTTTCATGCGCCCGGATCGTCGTCAGCGAGCCGTCGAAGCGCCCGAGCGCCGCCATCACGACGGGCTTGCGCTCATGGAAGCAGGCATCGGAGACCGCGTAGCGCGTCGCGAAATTGTCCGAGCCTTCGGCGACGACGTCATAGAAGGCGATCAAGGCGCGGGCGTTGTGCGGGTCGAGCCGGGTGACATGCTCCTCGACCACGACATGGGGATTCAGCCGCTTGACGAAGGCCGCCGCCGCAACCGCCTTGTGGGCGCCGATATCGTCCGTGCCGTAGATCGTCTGGCGCTGCAGGTTGGACAGCGAGACGATGTCGTCGTCGACGATGCCGATATGGCCGACGCCCGCGGCGGCGAGATACTGGATCAGCGGTGCTCCGAGACCGCCGGCGCCGACGACCAGGACCCGCGCGCGCTTGAGCTTCTGCTGGCCCGGCCCGCCGATCTCCGGCAGTACCAGATGGCGCGCATAGCGCTCGACCTCGTCGTCGTTCAGGCTCATGGGCGGAAGCGTTAGGCCGATCGCGCCTGCGGGGCAATCGCTCCCGCGGCAGGGCCTGACCCCGGCTGCGGCATTGCGGCACCTCGGGCGGTCCCGTGCCCGCCACCGTCTTGGCCGCGCCGGAAAGCCATGCCATCGTGTCGCCAGACGGG
This portion of the Bosea sp. OAE506 genome encodes:
- the moeB gene encoding molybdopterin-synthase adenylyltransferase MoeB — encoded protein: MSLNDDEVERYARHLVLPEIGGPGQQKLKRARVLVVGAGGLGAPLIQYLAAAGVGHIGIVDDDIVSLSNLQRQTIYGTDDIGAHKAVAAAAFVKRLNPHVVVEEHVTRLDPHNARALIAFYDVVAEGSDNFATRYAVSDACFHERKPVVMAALGRFDGSLTTIRAHETNADGRPNPTWRCLFPDVPPPGSVPTCAEAGILGALPGVMGSLMALEVIRAVTSFGEPLVGKLLLVDALTMRFETMRYGWDETNSLNGTGAG